CGTAGCCCGCCTTCTGCAGGCACTCGACCATGGCCCGGCCCATGAGGCCGAGCCCGATGAACCCGATGCTGGGTTTGCTCATGTCTTTCTCCTTCCTTCGGGGGGAGGGAGACGCGGCGGTCACATCACCGCGCCGACCTGCCAGGGGACGAATTCGTAATCGCCGAGCCCGAGCGTCTCGGACTTGCTCGGCTCGCCCGAGGCCATGCGCAGCCACATCTCGTAGATCTCGCGGCCCACTTCCTCGACCGTCGCGCCCTCGGTGAGGATGCGCCCGGCGTTGACGTCCATGTCCTCGGTCTGGCGCTGGTAGAGCTCGTTGTTCGAGGCGACCTTCATCGAGGGGCTCGGCTTGGCACCGAAGGCCGAGCCGCGGCCGGTGGTGAAGCAGACGAGGTTGCAGCCCGAGGCGATCTGCCCGGTGACCGAGGCCGGATCGTAGCCGGGGCTGTCCATGAAGGTGAAGCCGCGCGCAGTGACCTGCTCGGCGTACTTGTAGACGCCGTTGAGCGGCGTGGTGCCGCCCTTGGCCGCCGCGCCGAGCGATTTCTCGAGGATGGTGGTCAGCCCGCCCTTCTTGTTGCCCGGCGAGGGGTTGTTGTCCATCGAGCCGCGGTTGCGCTCGGTGTAATCCTCCCACCAGTGGATGAGGTCGATCAGCTTGTGGCCGATCTCGGGCGTCGCGGCGCGGGCGGTGAGCAGGTGCTCGGCGCCGTAGATCTCGGGCGTCTCGGCCAGCACGCCGGTGCCGCCCTGCGCGACCAGCAGGTCGCAGGCATAGCCGACGGCGGGGTTGGCGGTGATGCCCGACCAGGCGTCCGAGCCGCCGCATTGCAGGGCGACCATCAGCTCCGAGGCGGGGCATTCGGTGCGCGTGGCCTTGTTGACCTCGGG
The Salipiger sp. H15 DNA segment above includes these coding regions:
- a CDS encoding altronate dehydratase family protein produces the protein MKTVRLSEHDNVVTAVVPLEVGDEGATTLIPRGHKMATTDIAKGEAVRKYAQIIGYAAEDIPAGAHIHIHNLEFRNVEAEYEFGTNLRPVPAPEKQDTFMGYRRSTGRVGTRNYLAILTSVNCSATAARMIAQHFTPEKMAAYPNVDGVVAFVHGTGCAMGGDGTGFEFLQRVLWGYARNPNVGGVLMAGLGCEVMQIDWLVQAYGLEPGPLFQKMNIQDEGGLRKTVEHGIAQVEKMLPEVNKATRTECPASELMVALQCGGSDAWSGITANPAVGYACDLLVAQGGTGVLAETPEIYGAEHLLTARAATPEIGHKLIDLIHWWEDYTERNRGSMDNNPSPGNKKGGLTTILEKSLGAAAKGGTTPLNGVYKYAEQVTARGFTFMDSPGYDPASVTGQIASGCNLVCFTTGRGSAFGAKPSPSMKVASNNELYQRQTEDMDVNAGRILTEGATVEEVGREIYEMWLRMASGEPSKSETLGLGDYEFVPWQVGAVM